GGGACGGGTATCCCCTGCTCGGGAGCCTGCGAGAACACCGGCGGGGGGCCGAAGCCGCCTGCGGGCGCGTTCGGCGGGTAGCCGTAACCACCGCCCTGCGGGTATCCGTACCCGCCGTTCTGGGGCGGGAACCCGTAGCCGCCGCTCCCCGGGGCGGGCTCGGGCTGCGGGTTGCTGGGAGGATTCGTGCCGTCGGTCATGCCAGGGATGCTAAGTCACGCGCCCCCGGGCGCGTAGGGCCAGGGTTCGGAACCCCCTCTAGGCCGTCTCTTTCCGATCTTGCCTGACCCGCGCCGCCCGGCACCGCACCTCGCCGCGTTGTCGGGGCGCCCAAGTACGTCCAGTACTCGGGCGCCCCTCCGCCTTGCGATGCACGGCACCGGACGACGCGGGCTTAACCGGCAAGATCCGAAAGAGACGACCTAGGGCACCTTCACCACGGGAAAGCTGCCCGTGGCCGTCGGAGCGTGCTCCGGGAGCCACAGCACCGCCACCGCACCCGCCGCGCCGGCCGTATCGCCGCCCGCCGGGGCCGCCACGTTGCGGAAGGTCAGCCGGGCGCCCAGTACCCGTGCCTGGCCCTCCGCGATGGTCAGCCCGAGCCCGTGCCCCACGCCCGCCCGGTCGGTGGACCCGGTACGGAACCGGCTCGGCCCCTCGCGCAGCAGCGCCTCCGGGAAGCCGGGCCCGTGGTCGCGGACCCGTACCACCCGGCCCTCGACGTCGACCTGGACCGGGGCCCGCCCGTACCGGGAGGCGTTCGCCAGCAGGTTCCCCAGGATCCGCTCCAGCCGGCGCGGATCGGTGCTGACGATCTCGTCCGCGACCACCCGTACCGAAGCCTCCGGCATCAGCGCCTTCACCCGGCGGCTCACGAACTCGCCCAGCGCCACGTCCTGGAGCTCGGCCCGCTCGGACGCGCTGTCCAGCCGGGCCACCTCCAGTACGTCCTCGACGAGCGCGCGCAGCGCCTGCGCCCGGTCCCGCACCAGCTCGGTCGGCCGCCCCGGAGGCAGCAGCTCCGCCGCCGTGAGCAGGCCCGTCACCGGGGTGCGCAGCTCGTGCGCGATATCGGCGGTCACCCGCCGCTCCGCCTCCAGCCGCTGCTGGAGCGCGTCCGCCATCGCGTCGACGGCCCGCGCGAGGTCGTCCGTCTCGTCGCGTACGACGCCCCCGACCGCGTCCCGCACCCGCACCTCGGGATCCCCGTGCGCCACCCGCTGCGCGGCCGCCGCTGCCTTGCGCAGCCGGCGCGAGATCTGTCCGCCGATGAGCACGCCGAGCGCCGAGCCGCCGATGACGACCGCGAGGGAGCCGACGACCAGGGCCCGGTCCAGGTCGCGCACCATGTTGGCGCTCTCCCGGAACTGCGTGTGCAGCGACAGCACCTGCCCGTTGCCGAGCGGTACGGCGGCCCACACTTCCGGCAGCCCGTGCGGGTTCTCCTGCACGAAGGTGCCGCGCCGCCCGGACCGCGCCTTCTCGCGCAGCTCAGCGGGCAGCTCCGGGTCGTTCACCTTGGCGCCCATCATCGG
This genomic window from Streptomyces sp. NBC_01351 contains:
- the cseC gene encoding two-component system sensor histidine kinase CseC, with protein sequence MRRFTLRTGIRWKITLAIAAVGALTAVALSLVVHSAARVSMLESARETQLDRVQFISRNADSGRKPMMGAKVNDPELPAELREKARSGRRGTFVQENPHGLPEVWAAVPLGNGQVLSLHTQFRESANMVRDLDRALVVGSLAVVIGGSALGVLIGGQISRRLRKAAAAAQRVAHGDPEVRVRDAVGGVVRDETDDLARAVDAMADALQQRLEAERRVTADIAHELRTPVTGLLTAAELLPPGRPTELVRDRAQALRALVEDVLEVARLDSASERAELQDVALGEFVSRRVKALMPEASVRVVADEIVSTDPRRLERILGNLLANASRYGRAPVQVDVEGRVVRVRDHGPGFPEALLREGPSRFRTGSTDRAGVGHGLGLTIAEGQARVLGARLTFRNVAAPAGGDTAGAAGAVAVLWLPEHAPTATGSFPVVKVP